DNA sequence from the Sphingomonas taxi genome:
CTGCCATGTCGTTACCCTTCAGCGATCGCGTTCGACGACGTAGCGCGCGACCTCGCGCAGCACGTCGGCTTCGGCGCCGTACCCGTGGAGGTGCCGTACCGCCTGGTCGACGAGCATGCGGCATTGCTCGCGCGCCCGGTCGACGCCGAGCAGCGAGAGGAACGTCTCCTTGCCCGCCTCGCCGTCCTTGCGCAGCGCCTTGCCGACCACCGCCTCGTCGCCCTCGGCATCGAGCAGGTCGTCGGCGATCTGGAAGGCGAGGCCGAGGTCGTGCGCATAGCCGTGCAGGCTGCGCCGCCCCTCCGGCGGCACGCGGCCGAGGATCGCACCCAGCTCCACCGAAACGGAGATCAGCGCGCCGGTCTTCATCTGCTGCAGCCGGGTGACGGTGGCGAGATCGAAGCGCGAGCGTTCGGCGACGAGGTCCATCATCTGCCCGCCGGCCATGCCGCCCGGCCCGGAGGCGCGCGCCAGTTCCATCACCAGCTCGGCGCGGACGAAGGGATCGGCGTGCGTCCTGGGATCGGCGAGGATCTCGAACGCCAGCGCGTGCAGGCAGTCGCCG
Encoded proteins:
- a CDS encoding polyprenyl synthetase family protein, which gives rise to MSADIDARFARLLAIPDDPRADLYRAMRHAAIGGGKRLRPLLVGATADLFGVDRDCSGDVALAVEAIHVYSLIHDDLPAMDDDDLRRGKPTVHKAFDEATAILAGDCLHALAFEILADPRTHADPFVRAELVMELARASGPGGMAGGQMMDLVAERSRFDLATVTRLQQMKTGALISVSVELGAILGRVPPEGRRSLHGYAHDLGLAFQIADDLLDAEGDEAVVGKALRKDGEAGKETFLSLLGVDRAREQCRMLVDQAVRHLHGYGAEADVLREVARYVVERDR